The following coding sequences lie in one Bacteroidota bacterium genomic window:
- a CDS encoding helix-turn-helix transcriptional regulator: protein MDDIKDRIVHLMKTKNINATQLAETLGIQRSGISHILSGRNKPGTEFIIRIKESFPEFSLDWLLLGKGPATLSPEVAAGANPSQPKLPRVQGTLFDFSEPEQQKAPDPPKNVSSQPEVQAASQPAPQAAHEVKAGDVLNEPAKKENPPRQEGDEPKVVKLILVYSDHTFRVLEPKA from the coding sequence ATGGACGACATCAAAGACCGCATTGTGCATCTGATGAAGACCAAAAACATCAATGCGACGCAACTGGCCGAGACCCTGGGAATACAGCGGTCGGGCATTTCGCATATACTTTCGGGGCGCAACAAACCGGGAACTGAGTTTATCATTAGAATCAAGGAATCGTTTCCTGAGTTTAGCCTCGACTGGTTGTTGCTGGGCAAAGGTCCGGCCACCCTTTCACCGGAGGTGGCAGCTGGTGCAAATCCTTCACAGCCTAAGTTGCCTCGTGTGCAGGGCACGTTGTTTGATTTTTCTGAACCTGAACAGCAAAAGGCTCCTGATCCACCTAAAAATGTAAGCTCCCAACCTGAAGTTCAGGCTGCCTCTCAGCCTGCTCCCCAGGCTGCTCATGAGGTAAAGGCCGGGGATGTGCTGAATGAGCCGGCCAAAAAAGAAAATCCCCCTCGTCAGGAGGGGGATGAACCAAAAGTTGTAAAACTTATTCTAGTTTACAGCGACCACACGTTTCGTGTGCTGGAGCCAAAGGCTTAA
- a CDS encoding FKBP-type peptidyl-prolyl cis-trans isomerase, whose translation MVWVVLALFAFSCGGPAAEHQDDEPATKEADLKESLIKANRYLIRSEEEDIDDFLRRYGWKMQKTGTGLRYSIETPGKGDKARYGQLVTLKYKVMLLTGDVIYDSEQLGLKQFVVGRGGVETGLEEGIVMLRKGDKAKFILPSHLAFGLLGDSEKIPPRTPIVYLIEVVDIQ comes from the coding sequence ATGGTGTGGGTTGTTTTGGCTTTGTTCGCATTTTCCTGTGGTGGTCCTGCTGCGGAGCATCAGGACGATGAACCCGCCACCAAAGAAGCTGACCTGAAAGAATCGCTGATCAAGGCAAACCGGTATCTGATCCGCTCGGAGGAAGAGGACATTGACGATTTTTTGCGTAGGTATGGCTGGAAGATGCAGAAAACAGGCACAGGCCTCCGCTATTCCATCGAAACTCCAGGCAAGGGCGACAAAGCGCGTTACGGGCAGCTGGTTACGCTTAAGTATAAGGTGATGTTGCTCACGGGCGATGTAATCTACGATTCGGAACAGCTGGGTTTGAAACAGTTTGTTGTCGGCAGGGGAGGCGTTGAAACCGGACTTGAGGAAGGTATTGTGATGCTGCGAAAAGGCGACAAGGCCAAATTTATTCTACCTTCGCACCTTGCTTTCGGATTGCTGGGCGATTCTGAAAAGATCCCTCCCCGCACACCTATCGTTTATTTGATCGAAGTAGTTGATATTCAATAG
- a CDS encoding response regulator, with protein MNASKTQFSDWFSQTPVPAALARADGSIQSFNKAFGDYFAHSLSSTDNPNLLFLAEPVSAESLGDLLRTNGQGNGSSLTLKIRGRKNHYFRLYPGNDESNSTYLIVVELLKDEDPEKLRLALEEAQEGSRMKTAFLANMSHEIRTPLNTIIGFSELILEEEMKNREMLDLVEMIKSSGKSLLQLIEDIIDISRIEAGQIRISKADVRIESVFRELLQMFDNEIYKRGKASKLELRIGRCQPSDACVHTDPYRFRQIMINLLSNAIKFTESGIIEFGYLPADSALMQFYVKDTGIGIDPAAAAKVFQRFGQIGHPGVQNRQGVGLGMSITRQLVELMGGQIWFDSQPGKGTTFYFTLPACNPQKIQTAQSFALDLFEWSNEIFLVVDDVEYNYLFLRSVLKNTGALLLWAKNGEEAVRYCRSNPDISLVLMDMQLPKLDGFEATRQIKEINPNLPVIAQTAFADDDSRRKAMESGCDDFLAKPINKQELFTVISQHLRK; from the coding sequence ATGAATGCATCAAAAACTCAGTTTAGCGATTGGTTCTCCCAGACCCCGGTACCTGCGGCACTTGCCCGTGCCGATGGCAGCATCCAATCTTTCAACAAGGCTTTTGGTGACTATTTTGCCCATAGTTTGTCAAGTACCGACAATCCCAATCTCTTATTTCTGGCTGAGCCCGTAAGCGCCGAAAGCCTCGGCGATTTGCTCAGAACAAACGGACAAGGCAATGGAAGCTCCCTGACCCTTAAAATTCGGGGCAGGAAAAACCATTATTTTCGACTCTATCCTGGTAATGATGAAAGCAATTCCACATATCTGATTGTGGTTGAGTTGCTTAAAGATGAAGACCCTGAAAAGCTTCGCCTTGCCCTCGAGGAGGCTCAGGAAGGCAGCAGGATGAAGACGGCATTTCTTGCCAATATGAGCCACGAGATCCGTACGCCCCTCAATACCATCATAGGGTTTTCGGAGCTCATACTCGAAGAGGAGATGAAAAACCGGGAAATGCTCGACCTGGTGGAAATGATCAAATCTTCCGGTAAATCGTTGTTGCAACTCATTGAGGATATTATTGACATCTCACGCATAGAGGCCGGACAGATAAGGATCAGCAAAGCTGATGTCAGGATTGAATCTGTCTTCAGGGAGCTGCTGCAGATGTTTGATAATGAAATTTATAAAAGAGGAAAAGCTTCAAAACTAGAGCTCAGAATTGGCCGTTGTCAGCCATCAGATGCCTGTGTGCATACCGATCCGTACCGGTTCAGGCAAATTATGATTAACCTGCTGAGCAATGCCATAAAGTTTACTGAATCGGGAATTATTGAATTTGGTTACCTTCCTGCCGATTCTGCCCTGATGCAGTTTTATGTAAAAGATACCGGAATAGGTATTGATCCTGCCGCTGCCGCCAAAGTTTTTCAGAGATTTGGCCAGATCGGCCATCCCGGTGTACAGAACAGGCAAGGGGTGGGGCTGGGCATGTCGATCACACGTCAGCTTGTGGAGCTGATGGGTGGGCAAATCTGGTTCGACTCCCAACCCGGAAAAGGCACAACCTTCTACTTCACCCTGCCTGCCTGTAATCCGCAGAAGATACAAACAGCCCAGTCGTTTGCCCTCGACTTGTTTGAATGGAGCAATGAGATTTTCCTGGTAGTGGACGATGTGGAGTACAACTATCTGTTTCTCAGGTCGGTATTGAAAAACACCGGCGCACTCCTGCTTTGGGCTAAAAACGGAGAAGAAGCTGTGAGGTATTGCAGAAGCAATCCCGACATCAGCCTGGTGCTGATGGACATGCAGCTACCCAAGCTTGATGGCTTCGAAGCTACCAGACAAATCAAAGAAATCAATCCAAATTTGCCCGTGATTGCCCAGACTGCGTTTGCCGACGACGACAGCCGTCGCAAAGCCATGGAATCGGGATGCGACGATTTTCTAGCGAAACCCATCAACAAACAGGAACTGTTCACGGTAATCAGCCAGCACCTCAGGAAGTAA
- a CDS encoding response regulator transcription factor, which yields MPKVIICDDHAIVSDGLRSLIHTEPGWQVITTTSNGRELLDTLRLVTPDLVLLDVDMPVLNGFETMRLIKEQYPDLKVVILTMHNEQAIVRRFVNLGAKGYLPKDSDRTSFFDCLNKVIAGQTSFSFASSGKMPNALANEIPQEVHVGLLTERETEILKLIAGGFSNKEIADKLGISHRTVDTHRTNLMRKLDLNNTAALVRYAFRNGLI from the coding sequence ATGCCAAAGGTCATCATTTGCGACGATCATGCCATTGTGAGCGACGGCCTGCGTAGCCTCATCCACACCGAACCGGGCTGGCAGGTCATCACCACCACAAGCAACGGAAGGGAGCTGCTCGACACCCTGCGCCTGGTAACACCCGACCTTGTGTTGCTCGACGTGGACATGCCTGTGCTCAACGGCTTCGAAACCATGCGCCTGATAAAAGAACAATACCCTGACCTTAAGGTGGTTATACTGACAATGCACAACGAACAAGCCATTGTGCGTCGTTTTGTAAATCTTGGCGCAAAAGGCTACCTGCCAAAAGATTCCGACCGGACAAGCTTTTTCGATTGCCTGAACAAGGTGATTGCCGGCCAGACCAGCTTTAGCTTTGCTTCATCGGGTAAGATGCCGAATGCGCTGGCAAATGAAATTCCACAGGAGGTTCACGTGGGACTGTTGACCGAACGCGAGACTGAGATCTTAAAACTTATCGCCGGGGGTTTCTCCAACAAAGAAATTGCTGACAAACTTGGCATCAGCCACCGCACCGTGGATACCCACCGCACCAACCTGATGCGCAAACTCGACCTGAACAACACAGCAGCCCTGGTGAGGTACGCGTTCAGGAACGGACTCATCTGA
- the ndk gene encoding nucleoside-diphosphate kinase, translated as MAGNITFTMIKPGAVADGHTGAILAKIAEGGFRIKALRMTRLSKEQAETFYAIHKERPFFASLVASMSSGPIVAAILEKENAVQAYRDFIGATNPENAHEGSIRKLFGKSIEANAVHGSDSDENAIIESDFFFSGFDRF; from the coding sequence ATGGCAGGAAACATCACATTTACAATGATCAAGCCCGGAGCAGTAGCCGACGGGCACACCGGTGCGATTCTGGCAAAAATTGCCGAAGGCGGATTCCGCATCAAGGCTTTGCGCATGACCCGCCTGAGCAAGGAACAGGCTGAAACATTTTACGCTATCCACAAGGAGCGTCCGTTTTTTGCGAGCCTTGTTGCTTCCATGAGCTCAGGCCCCATTGTGGCTGCCATCCTTGAAAAAGAAAATGCAGTGCAGGCCTATCGCGACTTTATCGGAGCCACCAATCCCGAAAATGCCCACGAAGGCTCCATCCGCAAACTGTTTGGCAAATCAATCGAAGCCAACGCTGTGCATGGTTCCGACTCGGATGAAAACGCCATCATCGAAAGTGATTTCTTCTTCAGCGGCTTCGACAGGTTTTAA
- a CDS encoding bifunctional oligoribonuclease/PAP phosphatase NrnA encodes MTQLNPLTSLASIFRSSSTFAIVTHSNPDGDTIGSALALAEVLNAMGNQAKVLIPNTYPGFLAWMPGIGHTIIFEKQAQLAKQIIQQSRYIVSVDHNALSRAGNLADDIRKSAAIRIMIDHHIDPEHDNFDLIYWDTRVSSTAELVYRLLTELELSHMITRSVAENLYVGIMTDTGSFKYSIGNPETFRAAASLISLGIDGERINRLIYDTFSEDRLRLFGFALLERMQVLKQYKTAIISLSLSDLKNFNYQIGDTEGLSNYPLSMQHINLAVLITERKDQIRLSFRSKGSFPANELARLHFDGGGHPNAAGGSSKSTLSETIDKLLSVLPQYAELLSYEYQ; translated from the coding sequence ATGACGCAACTCAATCCACTTACTTCGCTGGCTTCCATTTTCAGGTCATCATCCACTTTTGCGATTGTCACCCACAGCAATCCCGACGGGGATACCATCGGTTCAGCGCTTGCCCTTGCCGAGGTGCTGAATGCCATGGGTAATCAGGCTAAGGTTTTGATTCCCAATACCTATCCAGGCTTTCTTGCATGGATGCCAGGTATCGGCCATACCATCATTTTTGAAAAACAGGCGCAATTGGCAAAACAGATAATCCAGCAATCGCGCTATATTGTTTCTGTTGACCACAACGCCCTTTCGCGTGCAGGCAATCTTGCCGACGACATCCGGAAATCGGCGGCCATCCGGATCATGATTGACCATCATATTGATCCTGAGCATGATAACTTCGACCTGATTTATTGGGATACCAGAGTTTCGAGCACAGCTGAGCTGGTGTATCGTTTGCTCACCGAGCTGGAATTGTCCCACATGATCACCAGATCGGTGGCCGAAAACCTTTACGTAGGCATCATGACCGATACTGGCTCGTTCAAATACAGCATCGGGAACCCGGAGACTTTCAGGGCAGCCGCCTCGTTAATCAGTCTGGGCATTGATGGTGAGCGTATCAATCGTTTGATTTACGACACTTTCTCCGAAGACCGCCTCAGGTTGTTCGGATTTGCCCTCCTGGAGCGCATGCAAGTACTGAAGCAGTACAAAACAGCCATTATATCGCTGAGCCTCAGCGATCTGAAGAATTTTAACTACCAGATCGGCGACACCGAGGGCCTATCGAATTATCCCCTGAGCATGCAGCACATCAATCTGGCTGTACTTATCACCGAGCGAAAAGACCAGATCAGGCTGTCGTTCAGGTCGAAAGGCAGTTTTCCGGCCAACGAGCTGGCGCGTTTGCATTTCGATGGGGGAGGGCACCCCAATGCCGCCGGCGGCAGCTCGAAAAGCACTTTGAGCGAAACCATTGACAAGCTGCTATCTGTTTTGCCGCAATATGCTGAGCTACTTTCCTATGAATATCAATAA
- a CDS encoding sensor histidine kinase → MGSSPLSVIWLAIAVALLPFDGLISARDTLIESARQRPDSLQVDYLLQAVARHYRSMPEEALRWIDEVERQSFARSMPDARSQAYRFAGAIYKNKGDFARSLEYHLKSLKINDSLNNKAALATNYNDIGIVYKNLGDYRLALEAYQKANALVTELGLKKGIVMTLNNLGTIYEALGQYDDALKYYNRAYAKAKEYDIPEGLSVALSNIGELYANRNEPQTALEYFREAITIDEQTGDLIGSAITRLNIAAMHIGLKQWDSALMHFERAQSIAEQYNSYDLLNKVYSGLTRLYEARGDYRKALEMYRLARNAQDSVYNEAASKQLAEIKARYDDLQKDREIEQLKSEKLFNELTIQQQRSERLALIFLTVFGALIAFMLYRRQQARQAEKHHLELIRQRDAHLSALVEVQENERKELAKELHDGVGQLLSGIKLGLSALKSQVEQHGYNLHNINEITDVVDQTITEVRGISHRMMPRILQEEGLVPAISDMLDKSFKFSNIECVFEHFGLKDRYPEKIEISLYRICQELINNIIKHSGATKVSVQLVQNQNYLILFVEDNGHGLAGDKTDKGIGLLNIATRLKNLHGEFIMEPSPESGLTATVRIPIS, encoded by the coding sequence ATGGGCTCATCTCCGTTAAGTGTAATATGGCTGGCGATTGCTGTTGCCCTTCTGCCCTTTGATGGCCTCATATCGGCCAGGGATACCCTTATTGAATCGGCCAGGCAGCGACCCGACAGCCTTCAGGTGGATTACCTCCTTCAGGCCGTAGCAAGGCATTACCGGAGCATGCCCGAAGAAGCCCTCAGATGGATTGATGAGGTTGAAAGACAAAGCTTTGCCAGATCAATGCCTGATGCGCGTTCGCAGGCCTACCGGTTTGCCGGAGCTATTTACAAAAACAAAGGGGATTTTGCCAGGTCCCTCGAATACCATCTTAAGTCGTTAAAAATCAACGATTCGCTGAATAACAAGGCTGCCCTTGCCACCAATTACAACGACATAGGGATTGTTTACAAAAACCTTGGCGACTACAGGCTTGCACTCGAAGCCTACCAAAAGGCCAACGCCCTGGTTACAGAGCTGGGACTAAAGAAAGGTATTGTAATGACTTTAAACAATTTAGGGACGATATATGAAGCATTGGGTCAATACGATGATGCCTTGAAATATTACAACCGGGCATATGCCAAAGCCAAAGAATATGACATCCCCGAAGGATTGTCGGTAGCGCTCAGCAATATTGGCGAGCTATATGCCAACAGGAACGAACCTCAAACGGCACTGGAATACTTCCGCGAAGCCATCACCATCGACGAGCAAACCGGCGACCTGATAGGTTCGGCCATCACGCGTCTGAACATTGCGGCAATGCATATCGGGCTGAAGCAGTGGGACAGTGCCCTGATGCATTTTGAAAGGGCACAAAGCATTGCAGAACAGTATAATTCGTACGATTTGCTGAATAAAGTTTACAGCGGACTCACACGTTTGTACGAAGCCCGTGGCGACTATCGTAAAGCCCTCGAGATGTATCGGCTTGCCCGCAATGCGCAGGATTCGGTGTACAATGAGGCAGCGTCGAAGCAATTGGCCGAAATAAAGGCGAGATACGACGACCTGCAGAAAGACCGTGAAATTGAGCAACTTAAATCAGAAAAGCTATTCAATGAGCTAACCATACAACAACAGCGCTCCGAAAGGCTCGCACTGATCTTCCTGACCGTTTTTGGAGCCTTGATCGCCTTCATGCTTTATCGCAGGCAACAGGCCAGACAAGCTGAAAAACATCACCTTGAGCTGATCCGGCAGCGCGATGCGCACCTCTCAGCGCTTGTCGAGGTGCAGGAAAACGAGCGAAAAGAACTGGCGAAGGAACTCCACGACGGAGTTGGCCAACTACTCTCAGGGATTAAACTGGGCTTGTCGGCACTTAAATCACAGGTTGAACAACATGGCTATAACTTACATAATATCAATGAGATTACCGATGTAGTTGATCAAACTATTACAGAGGTCAGAGGGATTTCGCACCGCATGATGCCCAGGATATTGCAGGAGGAAGGTTTGGTTCCGGCAATCAGCGATATGCTCGATAAGTCATTCAAATTCAGCAATATCGAATGTGTGTTTGAGCACTTTGGCCTCAAGGACCGTTACCCGGAAAAGATTGAAATCAGCCTCTACAGGATCTGCCAGGAACTGATCAACAACATCATCAAGCATTCCGGAGCCACCAAAGTAAGCGTGCAACTTGTTCAAAATCAAAACTATCTGATACTCTTTGTTGAGGATAACGGACACGGCCTCGCCGGAGATAAAACGGATAAGGGCATCGGTTTGCTCAATATCGCAACCAGGCTCAAAAACCTGCACGGAGAGTTTATCATGGAGCCGAGTCCGGAGAGTGGATTAACTGCAACTGTAAGAATACCAATTTCTTAG
- a CDS encoding FKBP-type peptidyl-prolyl cis-trans isomerase, whose translation MRIYLFLLGLIVFSVPACGQSVPQGFEKAPSGLIYKFHKKTPGLPPARVGDIVTANMRYYIDDSLLFDSQFLGRELKFPLMQPAFKGDFYEGLLMMSAGDSASFICRADSTFKLMFMVREMPPFVKPNSVVRFDIGMLRFQSQEAYEREQQEAMQAMIDASNEALEEFIAAQGITAKPTESGLYYVEIQKGSGPAPIKGQAVKVHYKGTLLDGTKFDSSYDRGQPFEFILGMGQVIKGWDEGIAMMRVGGKAKLILPQHLAYGARQAGAIPPFSALVFDVELIEIVK comes from the coding sequence ATGAGAATTTATCTGTTTCTTCTGGGATTGATAGTCTTTTCAGTTCCGGCCTGCGGACAATCGGTGCCTCAAGGTTTTGAAAAAGCCCCCAGCGGCCTGATTTATAAGTTTCACAAAAAGACCCCCGGATTGCCACCTGCGCGCGTAGGCGACATCGTAACCGCCAACATGCGTTACTACATTGATGATTCGCTGCTTTTCGACAGCCAGTTTCTCGGACGCGAGCTCAAGTTTCCGTTGATGCAGCCGGCTTTCAAAGGCGATTTTTACGAGGGTTTGCTGATGATGTCGGCAGGCGATTCAGCCAGCTTTATTTGCCGTGCCGATTCCACGTTCAAGCTGATGTTCATGGTGCGCGAAATGCCCCCGTTCGTCAAGCCGAATTCTGTGGTCAGGTTCGACATTGGCATGTTGCGTTTTCAGTCGCAGGAGGCCTACGAACGCGAACAACAGGAGGCCATGCAGGCCATGATTGATGCCAGCAACGAAGCATTAGAGGAATTCATTGCTGCTCAGGGAATTACTGCCAAACCTACAGAAAGCGGTTTGTATTACGTGGAAATACAAAAGGGAAGCGGTCCGGCTCCCATAAAAGGACAGGCCGTGAAAGTACACTACAAGGGGACATTGCTCGACGGTACAAAATTCGACAGCTCATACGACCGCGGTCAGCCCTTCGAATTTATCCTTGGCATGGGCCAGGTGATTAAGGGCTGGGACGAAGGCATAGCCATGATGCGAGTAGGCGGCAAAGCAAAGCTGATTCTACCTCAGCATCTGGCCTACGGCGCCCGGCAGGCAGGTGCGATCCCTCCATTCAGTGCGCTTGTTTTTGACGTAGAACTCATTGAAATCGTTAAATAA
- a CDS encoding RecQ family ATP-dependent DNA helicase — protein MSKKAREVLTRYWGYSTFRPMQEEIIDAVLFGQDTLALLPTGGGKSICFQVPAMVKDGLCLVVTPLIALMKDQVEQLKRRGIQAAAIYSGMHQAEVDRIYNNAAFGQLKFLYISPERLQTRRFTESISSLKVNLIAVDESHCISQWGYDFRPPYLKIADIRPYVPDAPVLALTATATPEVVEDIMDKLKFRGRQVFQTSYERKNLVYNVAYNPDKMTAMLRLFQQMTQGSGVVYVRNRRRTREMAEYLNHNGISATFYHAGLDARERDKRQQLWMRGQTKVMVATNAFGMGIDKPDVRLVVHMDLPDTLEAYFQEAGRAGRDGNESAAWMLLSDEDIRNLKKNFEAAYPDLKTIRLIYQALGNYLKIPVGGGNDIAYDFDLQQFSSTYNQSPLVVFSTLQLLEKEGLVMLTDGLRSSSKVLITAGRDDLYRFQVEQPAYDPLIKTMLRNYPGIMTDFVNFQEEDLSRKCKLPVDQLVRLLRNLEKFGLIAYQARSSNPQLVWLSERIEASQLSLSPENYEMRKQAAARRLQAVLDFVNNHAHCRSRQLLSYFGEKNDKRCGKCDVCLRRNDLQISDFEFQQISGALIGMLRSRPYPIYELLAAFRGKPEEKSSRWSGICLKLAP, from the coding sequence ATGAGCAAAAAGGCCAGGGAGGTTCTAACCCGTTACTGGGGATACTCAACTTTCAGGCCCATGCAGGAGGAGATCATCGACGCGGTCCTGTTCGGGCAGGATACCCTGGCGTTGTTGCCCACAGGAGGAGGCAAGTCGATTTGTTTTCAGGTGCCTGCCATGGTCAAGGATGGGCTGTGCCTGGTAGTTACACCCCTCATCGCCTTGATGAAAGATCAGGTGGAACAACTCAAACGTCGTGGAATTCAGGCTGCAGCCATCTATTCGGGCATGCATCAGGCAGAGGTGGACCGCATCTACAACAATGCTGCCTTTGGTCAGCTTAAATTTCTGTATATCAGTCCGGAACGTTTGCAAACCAGGCGATTCACAGAATCAATTTCCAGCTTGAAGGTCAATCTGATTGCTGTGGACGAGTCGCATTGCATTTCGCAATGGGGCTACGATTTCAGGCCACCCTATCTGAAGATTGCCGATATCAGGCCCTACGTGCCCGATGCCCCGGTGCTTGCGCTCACGGCGACGGCCACCCCCGAAGTGGTGGAAGACATCATGGACAAGCTCAAATTCAGGGGAAGGCAGGTCTTTCAAACAAGTTATGAGCGTAAGAACCTGGTTTACAATGTGGCTTACAATCCGGACAAGATGACGGCCATGCTTCGCCTGTTTCAGCAGATGACGCAGGGAAGTGGGGTGGTTTATGTGCGTAACCGCAGGCGCACCCGCGAGATGGCCGAATACCTCAACCACAATGGCATCAGCGCCACATTTTATCATGCCGGTCTCGATGCCCGGGAGCGCGACAAACGGCAGCAGCTCTGGATGCGGGGTCAAACCAAAGTGATGGTGGCCACCAATGCCTTTGGCATGGGCATTGACAAGCCTGATGTGCGACTGGTCGTACACATGGATCTTCCGGACACCCTCGAGGCCTACTTCCAGGAGGCAGGCAGGGCAGGGCGCGACGGCAATGAAAGCGCTGCCTGGATGCTGCTCTCCGACGAAGATATCCGTAACCTCAAAAAGAATTTCGAAGCCGCTTATCCCGATCTGAAAACCATCAGGCTGATTTACCAGGCCCTGGGCAATTACCTTAAAATACCTGTCGGGGGAGGCAATGATATAGCCTATGATTTTGATCTCCAGCAGTTTTCATCAACCTATAACCAGTCGCCCCTGGTCGTTTTCTCAACCCTTCAACTGCTCGAAAAAGAAGGGCTGGTGATGCTCACAGACGGCTTGCGCTCAAGCAGCAAAGTGCTCATCACCGCCGGCAGAGACGATTTGTATCGTTTTCAGGTGGAACAGCCTGCCTATGATCCGCTCATCAAGACGATGCTGAGAAATTATCCCGGCATCATGACAGATTTTGTGAATTTTCAGGAGGAAGACCTGAGCCGCAAATGCAAACTTCCTGTGGATCAATTGGTCAGGTTGCTGAGAAATCTCGAAAAATTTGGTTTGATTGCTTACCAGGCACGCTCATCAAATCCGCAACTGGTGTGGCTGAGCGAGCGCATCGAGGCTTCACAGCTTAGTTTGTCCCCCGAAAATTATGAGATGCGCAAGCAGGCTGCAGCCCGCAGGTTGCAAGCTGTGCTGGATTTTGTAAACAATCACGCGCACTGCAGGAGCCGCCAGCTGCTCAGCTATTTTGGCGAGAAAAATGATAAACGATGCGGCAAATGCGATGTTTGTCTGCGCAGAAACGACCTGCAAATCAGCGACTTCGAATTTCAGCAGATCTCCGGTGCCCTGATTGGGATGCTCAGGTCGCGCCCTTATCCGATTTATGAACTGCTGGCAGCATTTCGCGGCAAACCGGAAGAAAAATCATCAAGGTGGTCAGGTATCTGCTTGAAATTGGCACCCTGA
- a CDS encoding FKBP-type peptidyl-prolyl cis-trans isomerase, which yields MTIKTTIRSVVVLLALLLAVGACTKSKYPGFRKAENGVYIKWHTKGSGEVKPQLDDLVTLSMVYRLEDSILFDSRTMPQPLTFPVVAPTFEGDIYAALTLLRVGDSVTVVFPADSFFMVMARMPELPEFVKPGQPIYFDMKLLELKSAEEARAEERAMLLEMKEKEQKQLKEYLEANNISTQPLASGLYYIEKRKGSGKAPKPGDVMQVHFSISTIDGLPLYSTEGNRPMDIEFGEPFDTKGFDEALTYLSKGTKASLIVPSHLAFDSTGRQGLIPPYTTLLYEVELVDFKTREQVEKEQEAERKRAEAANEKARKEEKEKLANYLRTNNITVAPKASGLYFIETEKGTGKAVESGKKVRVHYTLYNLSGKMIQSSKDSGQPFEFTVGQGQVIKGWDEALTYMREGGKARLILPSDIAYGGTDRGPDIPAFSTLVFDVEVLEVLDNQ from the coding sequence ATGACAATCAAAACCACAATCCGATCCGTCGTAGTGCTGCTGGCCCTCCTGCTCGCAGTCGGCGCATGTACCAAAAGCAAGTATCCCGGCTTCAGGAAAGCCGAAAACGGGGTGTACATCAAATGGCACACCAAAGGCTCAGGCGAGGTTAAGCCACAATTGGACGATCTGGTCACCCTGTCCATGGTCTATCGTCTCGAAGACAGCATCCTCTTCGATAGCCGCACCATGCCACAGCCCTTGACTTTCCCTGTTGTAGCGCCCACCTTCGAAGGCGATATTTACGCTGCGCTTACCCTGCTCAGGGTGGGCGACTCTGTGACTGTTGTCTTTCCAGCCGACTCATTTTTCATGGTGATGGCACGCATGCCCGAGCTTCCTGAATTTGTCAAGCCCGGCCAGCCCATTTACTTCGATATGAAGCTCCTCGAGCTCAAAAGTGCAGAAGAAGCACGGGCCGAAGAGCGGGCAATGCTGCTCGAAATGAAAGAAAAAGAACAAAAACAACTTAAGGAATATCTTGAAGCCAACAACATTTCCACCCAGCCTCTGGCTTCGGGACTGTACTACATCGAGAAAAGAAAAGGAAGCGGAAAGGCCCCAAAGCCGGGCGATGTGATGCAGGTGCACTTTTCCATTTCGACCATCGACGGCCTCCCCTTGTACTCCACCGAAGGCAATCGCCCTATGGATATCGAGTTCGGCGAGCCTTTCGACACCAAAGGCTTCGACGAAGCCCTGACTTACCTCAGCAAGGGCACCAAAGCCAGCCTCATCGTGCCCTCGCACCTGGCTTTCGACAGCACTGGCCGTCAGGGACTTATTCCACCCTACACCACACTGCTTTACGAAGTGGAGCTCGTAGATTTTAAAACCCGGGAACAGGTTGAAAAAGAGCAGGAAGCTGAACGCAAACGCGCTGAAGCGGCCAATGAAAAGGCCAGAAAAGAAGAAAAAGAGAAACTTGCCAACTATCTGAGAACTAATAACATCACAGTTGCTCCCAAGGCCTCCGGACTCTATTTTATCGAAACCGAGAAAGGCACCGGAAAAGCCGTCGAAAGCGGTAAGAAAGTCCGAGTGCATTACACTTTGTACAACCTGAGTGGCAAGATGATCCAGTCGTCGAAAGACTCAGGTCAGCCATTCGAATTTACTGTGGGACAGGGCCAGGTAATCAAAGGCTGGGACGAAGCCCTCACCTATATGCGCGAAGGCGGTAAAGCCCGGCTGATCCTGCCCTCCGATATTGCTTACGGTGGCACCGATCGCGGTCCGGATATCCCCGCCTTCAGTACCCTGGTTTTTGATGTGGAAGTGCTGGAAGTGCTTGATAACCAATAA